The genomic window CCGCGCTGTTCGGCGGCGGCCTGTCGGAGGCGGATGCGATCCAGCATTGCGGCCGCATGCTCGATCTGACCGGCCTCGAAGCCAAGGCCAATCGGCTCGCGGGCAGCCTGCCGCTGCTCGATCGCAAGCGACTCGAACTGGCGCGAGCGCTCGCCACCCGGCCGCGCACGTTGTTGCTCGACGAGATCGCGGGCGGCCTCACCGATGCCGAATGCCACGAACTGGTCGAGACTATCAGAACCATCCATGCCGAAGGCGTCGGCATCATCTGGATCGAGCACGTGGTGCATGCGCTGCTCGCGGTGGTGCAGCGGCTGGTCGTCTTGAACTTTGGCAAGGTCGTCGCCCAGGGCGCACCGGTCGAGGTGATGCGCTCGCGCGAGGTCGAGACCATCTATATGGGCGTGCCGGCATGACCGCGCTGCTCAATGTTACGGCGCTCGATGCGTTCTACGGCGACTTCCAGGCGCTGTTCGGCATCGATTTCGAGCTGAACGAGGGCGAGGCGGTCGCAGTCATCGGCGCCAACGGCGCCGGCAAGTCGACCATGCTGAAATCGTTGGCGGGGCTGGTGAAGAACCGTCCCGATGCGATCCGCCTCGAGGGACGGGCGATCGGCGATGCGTCCGCCGCCAGCATCGTCCGGCTCGGCCTCGCGCTGGTGCCGGAGGGCCGCCAGCTGTTTCCCTCGCTCAGCGTCGAGGAGAACCTCTTGATCGGCGCTTATGGCGGCGAACGCAGCGCGCCGTGGGATCTCGCCGCGGTCTACCGCATGTTCCCGGTGCTGAAGGAGCGGCGACACCGCGCCGTCACCGCGCTGTCGGGCGGGCAGCAGCAGATGGTGGCGATCGGCCGCGCGCTGATGTCCAACCCACAGGTCCTGCTGTGCGACGAGATCAGCCTCGGCCTCGCGCCCATCGTGGTGGAGGACATCTACCGCATGCTGCCGCAGATCCGCTCTGGCGGTACCGCCATCGTGCTGGTCGAGCAGGACATCGCCCGCGCATTGCGGGCTTCGGATCGCTTCTACTGTTTGCAGGAGGGGCGGGTGACGCTGAGCGGACGGCCAGGGGATGTCGATCAGGACACGATCCGCGCGGCCTATTTCGGAGCATGAGGGGGCGATGGGCGGGTTCGACACCATCATCGAAGGCGTGCTGCTCGGCGGCGTCTATGCGCTGTTCGCACTTGGCCTGTCGTTGATCTTCGGCATCATGCGCCTGGTCAATCTGGCGCATGGCGATCTGATCCTGCTTGCCGCCTATCTGGTGCTCAGCGCCACCACCGCGTTCGGTCTGCCGCTTGCGGCCGCATCCCTGCTGGTCGTCATCACGATGTTCGTGCTCGGCTTCGTGTTGCAGCGGCTGGTGCTGGAGCGGGTGCTCGGCGATGACATCCTGCCGCCCCTGCTCGTCACCTTCGGCCTGTCGATCGTGATCCAGAACGGACTG from Bradyrhizobium zhanjiangense includes these protein-coding regions:
- a CDS encoding ABC transporter ATP-binding protein translates to MLELNAISKRFGAIVVADAIDLTLSSGEALGVIGPNGAGKSTLFNLVTGLLRPDAGRIALDGVDITGLSPEARCRAGIGRSFQIPQPFDHLSVFENLAVAALFGGGLSEADAIQHCGRMLDLTGLEAKANRLAGSLPLLDRKRLELARALATRPRTLLLDEIAGGLTDAECHELVETIRTIHAEGVGIIWIEHVVHALLAVVQRLVVLNFGKVVAQGAPVEVMRSREVETIYMGVPA
- a CDS encoding ABC transporter ATP-binding protein, which translates into the protein MTALLNVTALDAFYGDFQALFGIDFELNEGEAVAVIGANGAGKSTMLKSLAGLVKNRPDAIRLEGRAIGDASAASIVRLGLALVPEGRQLFPSLSVEENLLIGAYGGERSAPWDLAAVYRMFPVLKERRHRAVTALSGGQQQMVAIGRALMSNPQVLLCDEISLGLAPIVVEDIYRMLPQIRSGGTAIVLVEQDIARALRASDRFYCLQEGRVTLSGRPGDVDQDTIRAAYFGA